One genomic segment of Rubeoparvulum massiliense includes these proteins:
- the spoIIIAC gene encoding stage III sporulation protein AC produces the protein MSGDVAIIFQIAGIGIIISIIHTVLKQAGKEDLAHLVTLVGFVLVLFMVVSYVNELFQEIKRVFLFK, from the coding sequence ATGAGTGGGGATGTTGCAATTATCTTTCAAATCGCCGGGATTGGAATCATTATCTCCATTATTCATACGGTCTTGAAACAGGCAGGTAAAGAAGATCTAGCTCATCTCGTAACGCTAGTTGGCTTTGTCTTGGTGCTATTCATGGTGGTTAGCTATGTGAACGAACTTTTTCAAGAGATTAAACGTGTTTTTTTATTCAAATAG
- a CDS encoding stage III sporulation protein AB, producing the protein MIIQWIGALCVFFSATLVGKLKAKVFIHRHEDLRYLIIAFTWFETALIERRLPLIKACYELGERVNERIASLFIQMAKELEDGHGKAVAHCWNQALQASSPSWYFQKMELLALQTFGETLGGTNRQDQQLQFQLLLEQLMLAEKEAYLDEQRFAKMYTRLGMLLGISLVIILM; encoded by the coding sequence ATGATCATTCAATGGATCGGCGCCCTTTGTGTTTTCTTTAGTGCTACCTTGGTTGGAAAATTAAAAGCGAAAGTTTTCATCCATCGTCATGAGGATCTCCGTTATTTAATCATTGCCTTTACTTGGTTCGAAACCGCGCTCATTGAACGGCGCCTCCCCTTAATCAAGGCATGCTACGAATTAGGTGAACGAGTGAATGAACGCATCGCCAGTCTATTTATTCAGATGGCAAAAGAGCTAGAAGATGGCCATGGCAAGGCGGTAGCTCACTGTTGGAATCAAGCTTTGCAAGCTTCCTCCCCCTCCTGGTATTTTCAGAAGATGGAGCTCTTGGCACTACAGACCTTTGGTGAAACGTTAGGGGGAACCAATCGGCAGGATCAGCAGCTTCAGTTTCAACTCCTACTGGAGCAATTGATGTTGGCAGAAAAAGAGGCATATCTCGATGAGCAACGGTTTGCCAAGATGTATACCCGACTTGGTATGCTCTTGGGCATTTCATTGGTCATCATACTGATGTAG
- the spoIIIAA gene encoding stage III sporulation protein AA, whose protein sequence is MLQKVIAVLPPHLQALLHQLPTSVLDQLEEIRVRQGRPLELITSGDSHFVSVAGSFTGSVAAAYEVTAEDCQLLLNMVSNYSLYALEEELQRGYITIPGGHRVGIVGRALLEGGRLSSMKEIASFNIRVAREHQGIATSIVPTLFQGNQLLNTLIISPPQCGKTTLLRDLARCLSSTVLPPRKVSIVDERSEIAAVVDGIPQHNVGPRTDVLDGCPKAEGMMLLIRSMSPHVIIVDEIGRAEDVVALEEALHAGIAIITTVHGTDIKDLTKRPTFTRILSQQMFQRYIILSRRQGVGTIEKILDEEFIEIGCSKR, encoded by the coding sequence ATGTTACAGAAAGTGATCGCTGTCTTACCTCCGCATTTGCAGGCCCTGCTTCACCAGCTTCCGACCTCAGTCCTCGATCAACTTGAAGAGATCCGTGTCCGACAGGGACGACCATTAGAACTGATCACTTCTGGTGATTCACATTTTGTCTCGGTAGCAGGCAGTTTCACAGGAAGTGTCGCAGCAGCATATGAGGTGACAGCTGAAGATTGTCAGCTACTTCTGAATATGGTGAGTAATTACTCTCTCTATGCATTGGAAGAGGAGCTACAACGAGGCTATATTACCATCCCGGGTGGTCATCGGGTGGGAATTGTTGGACGGGCTCTTCTAGAGGGAGGGAGACTGAGTAGTATGAAAGAGATCGCCTCATTCAATATCCGTGTTGCCCGTGAACATCAAGGGATCGCTACTTCCATCGTGCCTACTCTCTTCCAAGGGAATCAATTACTCAATACCTTGATCATCAGTCCACCCCAATGTGGAAAAACCACCTTGCTTCGTGATCTTGCACGATGTCTGAGCAGTACGGTATTACCCCCTCGTAAGGTAAGTATTGTGGATGAACGCTCAGAAATTGCTGCAGTAGTGGATGGTATACCACAGCACAATGTAGGCCCGCGAACCGATGTCCTCGATGGTTGTCCGAAGGCGGAGGGGATGATGCTATTGATTCGCTCCATGTCACCTCATGTCATCATTGTAGATGAGATCGGAAGGGCGGAGGATGTGGTAGCACTTGAGGAGGCTCTCCATGCAGGAATTGCCATCATCACCACGGTACACGGGACAGATATTAAGGACCTGACGAAGCGTCCAACCTTTACACGCATTCTGAGTCAACAGATGTTTCAACGCTATATTATTCTCAGTCGGCGGCAGGGAGTGGGAACCATTGAAAAGATTCTGGATGAAGAGTTTATAGAGATAGGATGTAGCAAAAGATGA
- a CDS encoding CD1247 N-terminal domain-containing protein, whose protein sequence is MQHIQRRLSYIQGVMDAIPVDMEKEGRILNELLQLLEQMTDHIEEMEEKLDALHDYVHTMDDDLYDVEQFLFDEDEDEDTLDDLADFDDDAIEYELIDDDDEDGDDEYDDDEDDDDDADFVAITCPHCKATVIFDLEVLEDEDDEKYHCVHCGKVVLTRVHEDEETEVEEIED, encoded by the coding sequence ATGCAGCATATTCAGCGACGACTGTCTTATATTCAAGGGGTGATGGATGCCATCCCTGTGGATATGGAAAAGGAAGGACGAATCTTAAATGAGCTACTGCAGCTTTTAGAGCAGATGACGGATCATATTGAAGAGATGGAAGAAAAGCTAGATGCTCTCCATGACTATGTACACACCATGGATGATGACCTCTATGATGTGGAGCAATTTCTCTTTGATGAAGATGAAGATGAGGATACTTTAGACGATCTGGCAGATTTTGATGATGATGCCATTGAATATGAGCTCATTGATGACGACGATGAGGATGGCGACGATGAATATGACGATGATGAAGATGACGACGATGATGCAGATTTTGTCGCCATCACCTGTCCTCACTGTAAAGCTACAGTGATCTTTGATCTAGAAGTTTTAGAGGACGAGGATGATGAGAAATATCATTGTGTTCATTGTGGCAAGGTGGTTTTAACGCGGGTGCATGAAGACGAAGAGACTGAAGTTGAAGAGATTGAAGACTGA
- a CDS encoding MFS transporter, which yields MSAQTKSNQKNQSNKQKNNQNGGTPNGWVITALASVPFIMVLGNSMLIPILPTLKKVMDLSQVQSSLIITLFSVPAGLVIPFAGILSDRIGRKKVIIPSLILYGAGGLVAGIALMIKASSAFPWVMTGRVIQGIGAAGTAPIAMALVSDMFIKRERSKVLGLIEASNGMGKVVSPILGSALALLTYLSLFFVFPALTVLIIILFAWAIKEPENKQEPPPFRQYWRSIVEIFKNQWKWLIVAFLAGAITLFILFGVLFYLSDLLEKKYKIDGIIKGLILAIPLLAMVTSSYLTGRLIKQKITLMKWLIVIGLLVLGCVNIFFPFTTNRVLFISVLAVGGLASGLILPCLNMLITSSVDSEERGIITSLYGSVRFLAVAAGPPFFSALMDNKKLLFWSIGATSIVIGLAAWWLIKPDRIKRALEEKS from the coding sequence ATGTCAGCGCAAACAAAGTCCAATCAAAAAAATCAATCCAATAAACAGAAAAATAATCAGAATGGCGGTACACCCAATGGTTGGGTGATCACCGCATTGGCCAGCGTCCCTTTTATCATGGTCTTGGGTAACTCCATGCTCATTCCCATTCTGCCCACCTTAAAGAAGGTGATGGATTTATCGCAGGTACAGAGCAGTTTGATCATTACACTCTTCTCAGTTCCAGCAGGCTTGGTCATCCCTTTTGCTGGTATTCTCTCTGATCGAATTGGCAGGAAAAAGGTGATTATCCCCTCCCTCATCCTCTACGGAGCTGGAGGATTGGTTGCAGGAATCGCTTTGATGATCAAAGCCTCCTCTGCCTTCCCTTGGGTGATGACAGGGCGAGTGATTCAGGGAATTGGTGCCGCCGGTACGGCTCCCATTGCCATGGCATTAGTTAGCGATATGTTCATCAAGAGGGAACGAAGTAAAGTGTTAGGTCTGATCGAAGCCTCTAATGGAATGGGGAAGGTCGTTAGCCCGATTTTAGGTTCAGCACTTGCCCTCCTCACATATCTAAGTCTCTTCTTTGTTTTTCCTGCCCTCACGGTACTTATTATTATTCTATTTGCTTGGGCCATCAAAGAGCCTGAGAATAAACAGGAGCCACCGCCCTTTCGTCAGTATTGGCGCTCCATTGTGGAGATCTTTAAGAACCAATGGAAGTGGCTGATCGTAGCATTTCTTGCTGGAGCCATCACCCTCTTCATCCTATTTGGCGTACTCTTTTATCTGTCCGACCTCCTAGAAAAGAAGTATAAGATCGATGGAATTATCAAGGGACTCATCCTCGCCATTCCCTTACTAGCCATGGTTACCTCCTCTTATCTAACAGGTCGCCTGATCAAACAGAAGATTACCTTAATGAAATGGCTCATCGTTATCGGTCTACTGGTCTTAGGATGCGTCAATATTTTCTTCCCGTTTACAACCAATCGTGTGCTGTTCATCTCCGTTCTTGCCGTAGGTGGTTTGGCAAGTGGTCTGATCTTGCCCTGTCTGAATATGCTCATTACATCCTCCGTAGATTCTGAAGAACGAGGTATCATCACCTCGCTATATGGCAGTGTCCGTTTTCTTGCTGTAGCTGCAGGCCCCCCCTTTTTCAGCGCTTTGATGGATAACAAAAAATTGCTTTTCTGGTCCATCGGCGCAACCTCCATTGTGATCGGACTAGCAGCATGGTGGCTCATCAAGCCTGACCGAATCAAACGTGCCCTAGAGGAAAAAAGTTAG
- the comA gene encoding phosphosulfolactate synthase — MNIQVKQTHDLWQQLASAPHIQRTKKPRQCGYTMVIDKGMGLQVFQDFLETAAEYVDFIKLGFGTSALYPSHILEKKLELARAFDVHLLPGGTFFELAVAHHEVKGYLHSLRQLGFTAMEISDGTISLPRQKRNDAIKLAKEHGFFLFTEHGKKAAGSSIDLQQFQWNFYEDLDHGADLVIVEGRESGENVGIYDEKGEVDRMVLTEILTLPEQKQIMWETPQKKQQVTLIEQGGSNVNLGNIAPHDLFSLESLRRGLRSDTLLTLLAGNETEL; from the coding sequence ATGAATATCCAAGTGAAACAAACCCATGACCTCTGGCAACAGCTTGCATCAGCGCCCCATATCCAACGGACGAAGAAGCCTCGCCAGTGTGGATATACCATGGTGATCGATAAAGGGATGGGGCTACAAGTTTTTCAAGATTTTCTAGAAACAGCTGCGGAGTATGTAGATTTTATCAAGCTGGGATTTGGAACCTCTGCACTCTATCCATCTCATATTCTAGAAAAGAAGCTTGAGCTAGCACGAGCATTTGATGTTCATCTACTACCAGGCGGCACCTTTTTCGAGTTAGCAGTGGCTCATCACGAGGTGAAGGGCTATCTCCACTCCCTCCGACAATTGGGCTTTACAGCCATGGAGATCTCTGATGGCACCATTTCCCTACCACGTCAAAAACGCAATGATGCCATCAAGCTAGCCAAGGAGCATGGTTTCTTTCTCTTCACTGAGCATGGAAAGAAAGCAGCTGGATCCAGCATTGACCTGCAGCAATTTCAGTGGAACTTCTATGAAGACTTAGATCATGGAGCTGATTTGGTCATCGTTGAAGGTCGGGAGTCTGGAGAAAATGTAGGGATCTATGATGAAAAGGGAGAGGTAGATCGCATGGTATTAACGGAAATCCTTACCCTCCCTGAGCAAAAGCAAATCATGTGGGAAACACCACAAAAGAAGCAGCAAGTCACCTTGATTGAGCAAGGTGGTTCCAATGTGAACCTCGGCAATATTGCACCCCATGATCTCTTCTCGTTGGAATCACTGCGACGGGGGCTTCGATCCGATACGTTACTCACCCTATTGGCGGGGAATGAGACAGAGCTATGA
- a CDS encoding 2-phosphosulfolactate phosphatase produces MKVDVVFKVEDLLQEDILHRNVVVIDILRCSSTIITALAKGIYEIISVESLGKARLIPREDTLFVGEHGAYKIPEFDCSNSPTEILQLNALPQRMVIKTTNGSRAILKGARADALYIGSLLNAKALAYKLLTQNQPTTLLCSGVNNQVAIEDIAGAGAIITQLLQEGTIHLSERARIAEATYHQYANDLEALLFSSDTGQRLCRLGYEGDISFCAQLNHYDLVPTYESGRIIA; encoded by the coding sequence ATGAAAGTAGACGTGGTTTTTAAGGTGGAGGATCTCCTGCAAGAGGATATCCTTCATCGGAATGTAGTCGTTATCGATATCCTCCGCTGCTCCAGTACGATCATTACCGCCTTAGCCAAAGGAATTTATGAGATTATCTCCGTGGAATCATTAGGAAAAGCCCGCCTCATTCCGCGAGAGGATACACTGTTTGTAGGCGAGCATGGCGCATACAAAATACCTGAGTTTGATTGCAGTAATTCGCCTACAGAGATCCTTCAGCTCAACGCTCTACCACAGCGCATGGTGATTAAAACGACCAATGGATCGCGAGCGATCCTCAAGGGAGCCCGTGCTGATGCCCTCTATATCGGATCCCTCCTCAATGCGAAGGCTTTGGCCTACAAGCTACTTACACAGAATCAGCCCACCACACTTCTCTGCTCAGGTGTAAATAATCAAGTGGCCATCGAGGATATAGCAGGCGCTGGTGCTATCATCACACAGCTTCTACAAGAAGGAACCATTCACTTAAGTGAACGGGCTCGGATTGCAGAAGCAACCTACCACCAATATGCCAACGATTTAGAGGCACTTCTATTTAGTTCTGATACCGGTCAACGTCTATGTCGCCTTGGCTATGAAGGGGATATCTCCTTCTGTGCTCAGCTAAACCACTATGATCTAGTTCCAACCTACGAATCTGGACGAATAATTGCATAG
- a CDS encoding DUF441 domain-containing protein, which translates to MMTGEMMLVVLIIVGLIGHSHIISTAASILLILKLISLERYFPTVEQRGLEMGLLFLTMAVLVPFANERVALKDMSLMFTTIAGICALLGGLIASYMNGIGLDLLKADPELMIGLVLGSIVGILVLRGIPVGPLMAAGITAVLLKIIRLFFP; encoded by the coding sequence ATGATGACAGGTGAAATGATGTTGGTCGTCTTAATCATCGTGGGTTTGATCGGGCATTCCCATATTATTTCCACTGCTGCAAGCATTTTACTCATCTTAAAGCTCATCTCCCTGGAACGTTACTTCCCTACGGTGGAGCAACGGGGATTGGAGATGGGCTTACTCTTCTTAACCATGGCGGTCCTCGTGCCCTTCGCCAATGAACGGGTCGCATTGAAGGACATGAGCCTGATGTTTACAACCATCGCTGGCATCTGTGCCTTACTCGGTGGACTCATTGCTTCGTATATGAATGGCATTGGACTAGACTTATTGAAGGCTGATCCGGAGCTGATGATCGGCTTGGTTCTGGGATCCATTGTGGGGATTCTCGTGTTGCGGGGTATACCAGTAGGACCCTTGATGGCAGCAGGGATCACAGCGGTGCTCTTAAAGATCATTCGCCTTTTTTTTCCCTAA